The following proteins come from a genomic window of Mycobacterium sp. DL:
- a CDS encoding acetyl-CoA carboxylase, with product MATHEISTPLPGVFYRSPGPGKPPYVSEGDHVDVGQAIGLVEIMKQFSEVKSTAAGKIDRFEVDDLAEVTPGTVIAVLTED from the coding sequence TTGGCCACCCATGAGATCTCCACTCCGCTACCCGGAGTCTTCTACCGCAGTCCCGGGCCGGGAAAGCCGCCCTACGTGTCCGAAGGTGACCACGTAGATGTAGGTCAGGCGATCGGGCTCGTCGAGATCATGAAGCAGTTCAGCGAAGTGAAGAGCACCGCTGCCGGGAAGATCGACCGATTCGAGGTCGACGACCTCGCCGAGGTCACTCCGGGCACGGTGATCGCAGTGCTTACGGAGGACTAG
- a CDS encoding glycosyltransferase family 4 protein — translation MLAPVAWRTPPRHYGPWEQFASLLTEGLVAAGHRVTLFATADSITSAELHATAATGWSEDNTIDAKVAECLHIASVFERAVDFDIIHNGFDFLPLTYSGLVETPLVTTIHGFSSERIVPVYERYDRTTGYVSISDSDRHPKLHYAATVHHGIDVAQFGVHPDPGEHLLFFGRIHPDKGTAHAIEVARRCGRRLDIAGIIQDDEYFRDEVAPHVDGERVRYLGPVDAAARAEVLGGAHALLHLIDFDEPFGYSVVEALACGSPVVANARGSMGELIIDGVTGHLVDDVDSAVAAVAAAGELDRDGIAKYAADHFAVATMVDNYINVYRDIIGDRFEGGRL, via the coding sequence GTGCTGGCGCCCGTCGCGTGGCGGACTCCGCCGCGGCACTACGGGCCGTGGGAGCAGTTCGCCTCGCTGCTCACCGAAGGGCTGGTGGCGGCAGGCCACCGCGTCACGCTGTTCGCCACCGCCGACTCGATCACCTCGGCCGAACTGCACGCGACCGCGGCGACGGGGTGGTCGGAGGACAACACGATCGACGCCAAGGTCGCCGAGTGCCTGCACATCGCGTCGGTGTTCGAACGGGCCGTCGACTTCGACATCATCCACAACGGATTCGACTTCCTGCCGTTGACCTACAGCGGGCTTGTCGAGACGCCGTTGGTCACCACCATCCACGGGTTCTCCTCGGAGCGGATCGTTCCCGTCTACGAGCGCTACGACCGCACCACCGGCTACGTGTCGATCAGCGACTCCGATCGACACCCGAAGCTGCACTACGCCGCCACCGTCCACCACGGCATCGATGTCGCACAGTTCGGCGTCCATCCGGATCCCGGTGAGCATCTGTTGTTCTTCGGGCGCATCCACCCCGACAAGGGCACTGCGCACGCGATCGAGGTCGCTCGACGATGCGGCCGCCGCCTCGACATCGCCGGCATCATCCAGGACGACGAGTACTTTCGCGACGAGGTCGCACCCCATGTCGACGGAGAGCGGGTGCGCTATCTCGGCCCCGTCGACGCGGCCGCGCGTGCCGAGGTGCTCGGGGGTGCGCACGCGCTGCTGCACCTGATCGACTTCGACGAGCCCTTCGGTTACAGCGTTGTGGAGGCTCTGGCCTGTGGCAGCCCGGTGGTCGCCAATGCGCGAGGGTCGATGGGGGAGTTGATCATCGACGGTGTGACCGGGCATCTGGTCGACGACGTCGACTCCGCGGTGGCGGCGGTCGCCGCCGCAGGCGAACTCGACCGCGACGGCATCGCCAAGTACGCCGCCGACCACTTTGCCGTGGCCACCATGGTCGACAACTACATCAACGTCTATCGCGACATCATCGGCGATCGGTTTGAGGGTGGGCGGCTATGA
- a CDS encoding SDR family oxidoreductase, with the protein MRLAGMRPLPRWPARSTVDLRGKRILLTGASSGIGAVAAQKLAAEGASVIVVARREALLAEVVEAIVSAGGSASAVRANLADLAEVDELVRTVGPVDVLINNAARSIRRPLEESLERWHDIERVMQLNYYAPLRLIRGLVPGMIERGDGHIINVATWRVLPESSPMFAAYNASKAALSAVSRVIDTEWGARGVHSTTVYYPLVATAMIAPTRAYDGVAALSPDEAADWMVTAARTRPIRIAPRKALALRALDVVAPGMLNHILARETARMNANANRSDVTASTAGTVIPLARPS; encoded by the coding sequence ATGCGGTTGGCAGGGATGCGCCCGCTGCCGCGATGGCCGGCCCGATCCACGGTGGATCTGCGCGGCAAGCGAATTCTGTTGACCGGTGCGTCCTCGGGAATCGGCGCGGTTGCTGCGCAGAAGCTGGCCGCCGAAGGCGCATCGGTCATCGTGGTCGCCCGGCGAGAGGCCCTGCTGGCGGAGGTCGTCGAGGCGATCGTTTCCGCCGGCGGCAGCGCGTCCGCGGTCCGGGCCAACCTGGCGGACCTCGCCGAGGTCGACGAACTGGTGAGAACAGTTGGCCCTGTTGATGTTCTGATCAACAACGCCGCCAGGTCGATCAGGAGGCCGCTCGAAGAGTCGCTGGAACGCTGGCATGACATCGAGCGCGTCATGCAGTTGAACTACTACGCTCCGCTGCGACTCATCAGGGGCCTGGTACCCGGGATGATCGAGCGCGGTGACGGGCACATCATCAACGTCGCCACCTGGCGGGTACTGCCGGAATCGTCGCCGATGTTCGCCGCCTACAACGCATCCAAGGCGGCATTGAGTGCGGTCAGTCGTGTCATCGACACCGAGTGGGGTGCCCGCGGCGTGCACTCCACCACCGTCTACTACCCGTTGGTGGCGACGGCCATGATCGCTCCGACCCGGGCGTACGACGGGGTGGCTGCGCTCAGTCCCGACGAAGCGGCCGACTGGATGGTGACCGCCGCCCGCACCAGACCGATCCGGATAGCTCCGCGCAAGGCGTTGGCGCTGCGAGCCCTCGACGTTGTTGCGCCCGGCATGCTCAACCACATCCTGGCGCGCGAAACCGCTCGGATGAACGCCAACGCCAACAGGTCTGACGTCACCGCATCCACTGCGGGAACGGTCATCCCGCTCGCACGTCCGTCGTAG
- a CDS encoding acetyl-CoA carboxylase biotin carboxylase subunit has protein sequence MKRLLVANRGEIAVRIIRTAQEMGLETVLAASEADRESYAAQLSDLVTVIGPAQAGQSYLNSSALTEAVRSSGADAVHPGYGFLSEDAEFAKSVIATGATWVGPSPESIALMGNKAKARQAAKDAGVPVLAGSDGALMPDGDVRAVADSIGYPLLIKASAGGGGRGIRLVASADELEGELQLAVAEAGAAFGDSAVYLERFIDKARHVEVQILGDGKDVVHLFDRDCSLQRRNQKVLEETPAPNLPGELREQMLDAAVRLARECQYRGAGTVEFLYDADRREVCFIEMNTRLQVEHPVTEMITGIDLVREQLRIAAGEKLGYQQSDITRDGHAIEIRINAESPSQGFMPSPGSITDIRWPGGPGVRIDSGVVSGSTVSPYYDSLVAKVVVWHSDRDSALARARRALSELRLEGVETTTAYLGSVLAHSSVREATHHTKFLESAADQLLQGIS, from the coding sequence ATGAAACGACTACTCGTAGCCAATCGCGGCGAGATCGCTGTCCGGATCATCCGAACAGCTCAGGAGATGGGACTCGAAACCGTCCTGGCTGCCAGCGAGGCAGATCGTGAGAGTTACGCCGCGCAGCTGTCCGATCTCGTCACCGTCATCGGACCCGCGCAGGCCGGTCAGAGTTACCTCAACTCGAGCGCCCTGACAGAGGCGGTCCGCAGTTCCGGAGCCGATGCTGTGCACCCCGGCTACGGATTTCTCTCTGAGGACGCCGAATTCGCCAAGAGCGTCATCGCGACCGGAGCCACCTGGGTGGGACCCAGTCCGGAGTCGATCGCGCTCATGGGAAACAAGGCGAAAGCCCGGCAAGCCGCCAAAGACGCCGGTGTTCCGGTGCTCGCCGGCAGCGACGGCGCGCTGATGCCCGACGGCGATGTGAGAGCCGTGGCGGACAGCATCGGGTATCCACTGCTGATCAAAGCATCCGCGGGCGGCGGCGGCCGGGGCATCCGGCTCGTCGCGAGCGCCGACGAGTTGGAGGGCGAGCTACAGCTTGCGGTGGCCGAGGCCGGTGCGGCGTTCGGTGACTCGGCCGTTTATCTCGAGCGCTTCATCGACAAAGCCCGCCACGTCGAAGTCCAGATCCTCGGTGACGGAAAAGATGTGGTCCATCTCTTCGATCGTGATTGCTCGCTGCAGCGACGCAATCAGAAAGTCCTCGAAGAGACACCCGCCCCGAACCTGCCGGGGGAACTGCGCGAGCAGATGCTCGATGCGGCCGTACGGCTGGCCCGCGAATGCCAGTACCGTGGCGCGGGCACCGTGGAGTTCCTCTACGACGCAGATCGCCGAGAGGTCTGCTTCATCGAGATGAACACCCGACTTCAGGTCGAACATCCTGTGACCGAAATGATCACCGGTATCGATCTGGTCCGTGAACAACTCCGGATCGCTGCCGGCGAGAAACTCGGCTACCAGCAGAGCGATATCACCCGCGACGGGCACGCCATCGAGATCCGGATAAACGCCGAAAGCCCGTCGCAGGGTTTCATGCCGAGTCCCGGGAGCATCACCGACATCCGGTGGCCGGGCGGCCCGGGCGTCCGCATCGACAGCGGCGTCGTCAGTGGATCGACGGTCTCGCCGTACTACGACTCTCTCGTGGCCAAGGTGGTGGTGTGGCACTCCGATCGCGATTCGGCACTCGCCCGTGCTAGACGCGCACTGTCCGAACTGCGGCTCGAGGGTGTCGAGACCACGACGGCCTATCTCGGGTCGGTACTCGCGCATTCCTCGGTGCGGGAAGCCACTCATCACACGAAGTTCCTCGAAAGTGCCGCAGACCAACTTCTGCAAGGAATCTCATGA
- a CDS encoding ArsI/CadI family heavy metal resistance metalloenzyme, giving the protein MSRVQLALNVDNLDEAITFYSKLFDTAPAKIKEGYANFAVSEPPLKLVLIENPGKGGSINHLGVEVATSDAVHAEIGRLAAGGLFTEEEMNTTCCFATQDKVWVTGPAGEKWEVYTVLSDSETFGTSPEHTEGGSAEKGVCCGGTSVDKADACC; this is encoded by the coding sequence ATGTCCCGTGTCCAACTCGCCCTCAACGTCGACAACCTCGACGAGGCGATCACGTTCTACTCGAAGCTCTTCGACACCGCACCCGCCAAGATCAAGGAGGGGTACGCCAACTTCGCCGTTTCCGAGCCTCCGCTCAAGCTGGTACTCATCGAGAACCCGGGCAAGGGCGGCAGCATCAATCATCTCGGCGTCGAGGTGGCCACCAGCGACGCCGTGCACGCCGAGATCGGTCGGCTTGCCGCCGGGGGTCTGTTCACCGAGGAGGAGATGAACACCACCTGTTGTTTCGCCACCCAGGACAAGGTGTGGGTGACGGGTCCGGCAGGGGAGAAGTGGGAGGTCTACACGGTGCTGTCAGACTCCGAGACCTTCGGGACGAGCCCCGAACACACCGAGGGTGGCAGTGCCGAGAAGGGTGTGTGCTGTGGCGGCACTTCCGTCGACAAGGCCGACGCCTGCTGCTGA
- a CDS encoding biotin-dependent carboxyltransferase family protein, whose translation MALLIDEPGLQSTVQDLGRPGYYNVGIPVGGAMDTLSHEIANLLVGNDPALATIESVYTAPKFTVTEATTMAATGATMEVSVNGDVVPQWTAVELAEGDTVACGFAAAGTRSYLAFSGGVDVPRVLGSRSTYSLGKIGGHEGRALAAGDTVPIGARTTDSAGRALADELRPDFSRALTARVVLGLYDHLLTAESVEMLTTTQWKLTPVADRTGLRFSGDHKFEFADRAQPFGAGSNPSNIVDAGYAMGSIQIPGGSQPIVLHRDAVSAGGYAMVATVISADMDAVAQLAPGSTAVFEAVSIDDAVAARADRAQRRSRIHDALTS comes from the coding sequence ATGGCACTGTTGATTGACGAACCCGGCTTGCAATCGACCGTCCAGGATCTGGGCCGGCCCGGCTACTACAATGTCGGAATCCCGGTCGGCGGTGCGATGGACACCCTGTCGCACGAGATCGCCAATCTCCTGGTCGGCAACGACCCCGCTCTCGCGACCATCGAGTCGGTCTACACGGCACCGAAGTTCACCGTCACGGAAGCGACCACGATGGCGGCGACCGGAGCCACGATGGAGGTCTCCGTCAACGGGGATGTCGTTCCGCAGTGGACTGCTGTCGAGCTGGCCGAGGGCGACACGGTCGCCTGTGGATTCGCAGCGGCAGGGACTCGGTCGTATCTCGCCTTCAGCGGAGGCGTGGACGTTCCTCGGGTCCTCGGGAGTCGAAGTACGTATTCGCTGGGGAAGATCGGTGGCCACGAGGGCAGGGCGCTGGCTGCCGGGGATACGGTGCCGATCGGAGCCCGCACCACCGATTCCGCGGGTCGCGCCCTTGCCGACGAGTTGCGGCCGGACTTCTCGCGCGCGCTGACCGCCCGGGTGGTTCTCGGGCTCTACGATCATCTGCTCACTGCCGAGTCCGTCGAGATGTTGACGACCACCCAGTGGAAGCTCACCCCTGTCGCAGACCGAACCGGCCTACGCTTCAGTGGCGACCACAAGTTCGAATTCGCAGATCGTGCTCAACCGTTCGGCGCGGGATCGAATCCGTCGAACATCGTCGACGCGGGATACGCGATGGGCTCCATCCAGATTCCTGGCGGCAGTCAGCCCATCGTCCTGCACCGGGACGCGGTATCGGCAGGTGGGTACGCGATGGTGGCGACAGTCATCAGTGCCGATATGGATGCTGTCGCCCAGCTTGCGCCTGGATCTACCGCGGTTTTCGAAGCGGTGAGCATCGATGACGCCGTGGCGGCACGCGCTGATCGCGCCCAGCGGCGCAGCAGGATTCACGACGCACTCACCTCCTGA
- a CDS encoding DMT family transporter, whose amino-acid sequence MSGTGTGHRPENLALAAILTTAAFFCVALVGALAKASSQYTSTGVLLLVQNVICLVFITPVALRGGLSSLRTGKFGLHLLRAATGTACWYALFFAITLIPLANATVLTYSAPLWMPLIAWCVTRQRVSGSTWAGACIGFAGVVLVLQPQARGFNVGELSALAGALLLAVAMMSVRWLGATEPMIRVLFYYFLLSTVMVLPLAVVDWQPFPPAAWAGLIGLGFAQLFSQILIVVAYRYASAEKVGPFIYTVIVFTALIDWIVWEHRPTATTYLGMALVIGGGLIAVRSARAPSFSGGASTLPT is encoded by the coding sequence GTGTCCGGAACCGGAACGGGTCACCGGCCCGAGAACCTGGCACTGGCAGCGATTCTCACCACTGCCGCCTTCTTCTGCGTCGCACTGGTGGGCGCCCTGGCGAAGGCATCGAGTCAGTACACCTCCACCGGGGTCCTGCTGCTGGTCCAGAACGTGATCTGCCTGGTGTTCATCACCCCGGTTGCGCTGCGCGGCGGATTATCATCGCTGCGAACCGGCAAGTTCGGTCTGCACCTCCTGCGGGCTGCGACCGGAACCGCTTGCTGGTACGCGCTGTTCTTCGCGATCACCCTGATACCGCTGGCCAACGCCACGGTGCTCACCTACAGCGCGCCGCTGTGGATGCCCCTGATCGCCTGGTGTGTCACCCGGCAGCGGGTATCGGGATCAACCTGGGCCGGCGCCTGCATCGGCTTTGCCGGGGTGGTTCTGGTGCTGCAGCCCCAGGCGCGCGGCTTCAATGTCGGTGAGCTCTCCGCCCTCGCGGGTGCGCTGTTGCTGGCTGTGGCGATGATGTCGGTGCGTTGGCTGGGCGCTACCGAGCCGATGATCAGAGTTCTCTTCTACTACTTCCTGCTCTCCACCGTGATGGTGCTGCCCCTTGCCGTCGTCGACTGGCAACCGTTTCCCCCGGCGGCCTGGGCGGGCCTGATCGGCCTCGGATTCGCGCAGTTGTTCTCCCAGATCCTCATCGTCGTGGCCTACCGGTATGCGTCAGCGGAGAAGGTCGGTCCGTTCATCTACACCGTCATCGTGTTCACCGCGCTGATCGACTGGATCGTCTGGGAACATCGACCGACGGCGACAACGTATCTCGGGATGGCACTGGTCATCGGCGGTGGACTCATCGCGGTGCGCAGCGCCCGCGCGCCGTCGTTTTCGGGCGGTGCCAGTACTCTTCCAACGTGA
- a CDS encoding 5-oxoprolinase subunit PxpA gives MQSPITINSDLGESFGLLTFGHDDELLDLIGVANIACGFHSGDPSVMSSTVANAARAGVALGAHPGLPDLTGFGRRQMALTVDEVRDLTLYQVGALSAFIAYTGARLNHIKPHGAFYGMLSRDEELMQPVAELAARLEVQIFGMAGTAHQTSAHTAGAEFVSELYVDLDYDAEGKLVIQRRPQATDPAKAAARVESALSTGTITATDGSTLPVEFSSVCVHSDTPNCVDVAKAVVAALENSQPQNTERQAFGHP, from the coding sequence ATGCAATCTCCTATCACCATCAATTCCGATCTGGGAGAGTCCTTCGGTCTACTGACCTTCGGTCACGACGACGAGTTGTTGGACCTCATCGGAGTCGCCAACATCGCGTGCGGATTCCACTCCGGTGACCCGTCGGTGATGTCGTCCACAGTCGCCAACGCCGCACGTGCCGGGGTGGCCTTGGGCGCTCATCCCGGTCTGCCGGATCTCACCGGATTCGGCCGACGCCAGATGGCCCTGACCGTCGATGAGGTGCGCGACCTGACGCTGTATCAGGTCGGTGCGCTCTCGGCGTTCATTGCGTACACGGGTGCACGCCTGAACCACATCAAACCGCACGGTGCGTTCTATGGGATGCTCTCGCGCGACGAGGAGCTGATGCAGCCGGTGGCGGAGCTTGCAGCGCGACTCGAGGTCCAGATCTTCGGAATGGCGGGAACCGCTCATCAGACCAGCGCCCACACAGCCGGAGCAGAGTTCGTCTCCGAGTTGTATGTCGACTTGGACTATGACGCTGAGGGAAAGCTGGTGATCCAGCGGCGGCCGCAGGCAACCGATCCCGCCAAGGCTGCGGCTCGCGTCGAATCCGCCCTCAGCACGGGCACGATCACCGCCACCGACGGTTCGACGCTTCCGGTCGAATTCTCAAGTGTCTGTGTCCATTCCGACACACCGAACTGTGTCGATGTCGCGAAAGCAGTTGTCGCGGCGCTGGAAAACAGTCAGCCGCAGAACACAGAAAGGCAAGCCTTTGGCCACCCATGA
- a CDS encoding carboxyltransferase domain-containing protein, producing MTHTVLRDKARYSWGGDEFLFVEIDEAMSLEGYFLVGTLAAAVESADIPGITDICPTNASLLVRYDPDVTPPQALQDKIRDLEIAVRSTSSQTSTARVFEIPVWYDDPFTSEVGQRFRDNHQTPDKTDLDFAAEINDLSGAQEFIARHHGTPWMVTAVGFVAALPFMYQMTPRATQLEVPKYLSPRTDTPALTVGHGGCFSVIYSVQGAGGYQMFGIAAAPVFAPNSPLADFQDSMVLFRSGDIVKFKPIGEDEYHSIRRQCEDGSFRYKRTEVEFDLAGWTADPEKYNAAMMEALDGTVD from the coding sequence ATGACACACACTGTGCTTCGCGACAAGGCCCGCTACTCCTGGGGTGGTGACGAGTTCCTGTTCGTCGAGATCGACGAGGCCATGAGCCTGGAAGGTTACTTCCTCGTCGGAACCCTGGCTGCAGCAGTGGAGTCAGCCGACATCCCCGGTATCACCGATATCTGCCCCACCAACGCCTCACTGCTGGTGCGTTACGACCCCGACGTCACACCGCCGCAGGCACTCCAGGACAAGATCCGCGATCTCGAGATCGCGGTTCGGAGCACGTCGTCGCAGACCTCGACGGCCCGGGTGTTCGAGATCCCGGTCTGGTACGACGACCCGTTCACCTCCGAGGTCGGGCAGCGGTTCCGTGACAATCATCAGACTCCGGACAAAACCGATCTCGACTTCGCCGCGGAGATCAACGACCTTTCCGGCGCGCAGGAGTTCATCGCCCGCCATCATGGGACCCCCTGGATGGTGACCGCCGTGGGATTTGTTGCAGCACTGCCCTTCATGTACCAGATGACGCCCCGCGCGACTCAGCTCGAAGTACCCAAGTACCTAAGTCCGCGAACGGATACTCCCGCGCTGACCGTGGGGCACGGCGGTTGCTTCAGCGTGATCTATTCGGTTCAGGGGGCAGGTGGTTATCAGATGTTCGGCATCGCTGCCGCACCGGTCTTCGCTCCGAACTCGCCACTGGCTGACTTTCAGGACTCGATGGTGCTCTTCCGGTCCGGCGACATCGTCAAGTTCAAGCCCATCGGCGAGGACGAATACCACAGCATCCGCCGGCAGTGCGAGGACGGCTCATTCCGTTACAAGCGAACGGAAGTCGAGTTCGATCTTGCCGGGTGGACCGCCGATCCTGAGAAGTACAACGCTGCAATGATGGAGGCCCTTGATGGCACTGTTGATTGA
- a CDS encoding Rv2640c family ArsR-like transcriptional regulator, whose protein sequence is MPKTLPTIDISAPVCCAPVAAGPMSDEDALHVALRLKALADPARVKIMSLLFSSSAGAQNSGELAALLGLSESTVSHHIAQLRRAGFIESDRQGMHVYHRPAPEAVGALCVVLNPDCCT, encoded by the coding sequence GTGCCCAAGACACTGCCGACGATCGACATCTCCGCCCCGGTGTGCTGTGCACCCGTGGCCGCCGGACCCATGAGTGACGAGGACGCACTTCACGTGGCGCTGCGACTCAAGGCGCTTGCGGACCCGGCGAGGGTGAAGATCATGTCGCTGCTCTTCAGCTCGTCGGCCGGCGCCCAGAACAGTGGCGAACTCGCCGCACTACTCGGCCTGAGCGAATCGACGGTCAGCCACCACATCGCGCAATTGCGCCGCGCCGGCTTCATCGAATCCGATCGGCAGGGCATGCACGTCTACCATCGGCCAGCCCCCGAAGCGGTCGGCGCCCTGTGTGTGGTGCTCAACCCCGACTGCTGCACGTGA
- a CDS encoding PucR family transcriptional regulator encodes MQLDALMANEYLGLRLKTATQTTRMRRPVSTVAPTELIEPTAFLQGNELVTLAGIAMNFQDSRTWDAYVERLAQVPVAGIVFNSGIAHAAVPEGLIDAGNRFDVPVMEVSPPVNLLQVHRLVNDTLQSENNAILRTSLQLADACAELEARGTTVLELLEQIRSVVGGEVGLIDSQGTMVASRPSSMVWHVANPRAAEPFDDVTEHLRHLNPVRGRGQFSIAVRSPNSAAALDALLGPVGSIVSLHLNSTAEQYGEENDRMRALVEQLRQPHGDTLRYTNKLMRTAGFDPRKPTVLVTVRTGTDAHDSWRMRLQFADIFPALGISESGGFLFVIGQDFDQASVPRAVVHLLTEIAPRRPAIVTEPLHGLGSVRAAMLASPQQLDRVTGPTVARRFDLPSVLATALTSDGIEQALQFLRPLDTYDRENDSELMGTLRSYLAADASPTRTAAALFIHRNSLSYRLNRIGELLGVSLHTLAGKTTSTVALAVWDMHSAEDSAARS; translated from the coding sequence ATGCAGTTGGACGCTCTGATGGCGAACGAGTATCTGGGGCTGCGACTGAAAACTGCGACCCAGACCACTCGGATGCGAAGACCCGTCTCGACCGTCGCTCCCACCGAGTTGATCGAACCGACGGCGTTCCTGCAGGGCAACGAGTTGGTGACTCTCGCCGGTATCGCGATGAACTTCCAGGACAGCCGGACCTGGGACGCCTACGTCGAGAGGCTTGCCCAGGTGCCGGTCGCCGGCATCGTCTTCAATTCCGGGATAGCGCACGCCGCGGTTCCCGAAGGCCTCATCGATGCGGGTAACAGATTCGACGTGCCGGTGATGGAGGTTTCCCCGCCGGTCAACCTTCTCCAGGTCCACCGTCTGGTGAACGACACACTGCAATCGGAGAACAACGCGATTCTGCGGACGTCGTTGCAATTGGCCGACGCCTGTGCCGAGTTGGAGGCACGGGGTACGACGGTGCTGGAACTGCTCGAGCAGATCAGGTCCGTGGTCGGCGGCGAGGTCGGGCTGATCGACTCCCAGGGAACGATGGTGGCCAGCCGACCCTCGTCAATGGTGTGGCACGTGGCCAACCCGCGAGCCGCAGAACCCTTTGACGATGTCACCGAGCATCTCCGTCACCTGAACCCGGTACGTGGCCGGGGACAGTTCTCGATTGCGGTGAGGTCACCGAACAGTGCGGCGGCACTTGACGCGCTGCTGGGGCCTGTGGGATCGATCGTGAGTCTGCATCTGAACTCGACTGCCGAACAGTACGGTGAGGAGAACGATCGGATGCGGGCTCTCGTCGAGCAGTTGCGACAACCGCACGGCGACACTCTGCGCTACACCAACAAGCTCATGCGTACCGCCGGCTTCGATCCCCGTAAACCCACCGTACTGGTGACCGTGCGTACCGGTACCGACGCGCATGACTCGTGGCGAATGCGCCTCCAGTTCGCGGATATTTTTCCAGCACTGGGGATTTCAGAGTCCGGCGGGTTCCTCTTTGTGATAGGTCAGGATTTTGATCAGGCCAGCGTTCCCAGGGCGGTTGTTCACCTTCTGACCGAGATTGCGCCACGCCGTCCCGCGATCGTGACCGAACCGCTGCACGGCCTGGGCAGTGTTCGAGCTGCGATGCTGGCCTCACCTCAGCAGCTCGACCGGGTCACCGGACCGACGGTCGCGCGCCGATTCGATCTGCCCTCGGTGCTCGCCACGGCACTGACCTCCGATGGCATCGAGCAGGCACTGCAATTTCTGCGCCCACTGGACACCTATGACCGGGAGAACGATTCCGAGCTCATGGGCACACTCAGGTCGTACCTGGCCGCCGACGCAAGTCCCACCAGAACTGCCGCGGCGCTCTTCATTCACCGAAATTCGCTGTCGTACAGGCTGAACCGAATCGGCGAGCTTCTCGGAGTGTCCTTACACACCCTTGCGGGAAAGACCACCTCCACCGTAGCGCTCGCCGTCTGGGACATGCACAGCGCGGAAGACTCCGCTGCCCGTTCATAG